The DNA segment AAAGAAGTATATCAGGCCAAGATACAATCAAGCAAAAGATAAACTCAAATTACAGACAAAACGAAGGAGCATTCTCTGAAAACAATTGTATCCTTACTTCTTTTCTAAATAATTCTCTCTTACTCTTTAAAATTCTATATTATGTTTTTGTAGCCTCGAAGGTGGTTAagcattttcaaatttaaagatGTGGAAAACAACAGCAgcaacaaccaaaaaaaaataacactcAACCGAAGGAAAACAGGTATCAACTATCTACAACTATGATAATGCAAATATAGTTTTTACAAATTTGTTTGTTATGGTTTGACAATTTCACTAATCTATTTGTTATGAACAGAGCATTTTCGACTATCTTaggaatttttagaaaaaaattgtatatttacgtacatgattaataatattttttattatattaatctTATCAGAACAgtcattaaaacaataaaaataaaagtgaatAGATTAAGCATGACTTTTTTAATGCAAACAAAACTTGACCCGTGCTAAGCACGGGATGGTAATACTAGTCGATGTATAATTCTTATATTTGGTATTAAAATTTTCTATTCgagtttgatatttttttttaatttatggataatatttgaCTACATATGGCTCCTCTAGTTTGTCTATGTTACCGTTTAAACTTTATACTCTATTCGTTTCGTATTAATTATCGTTGTAAAAGAAAATTACATTACAAAATAAGTATTGTTTActttcaatataaaatttattaattttattcagtaatttattaattttattagttaaaatatggttaaatgtaaatataattatgtttttatataaaaaatatataaaattaattgttttttttaatttgtatgtaTAAACTTAAAacgataattaaaataaaatagagagaaagaaagtatataatttattattgttattgttGGTTGAATAAATAGTGTTAAGTTTATGGAGATGTATCATTTCATTACACGTGAGCTAACCTCCTAACCCCACACCTTTTATCTCCCTCACTTATAATCATTCACACCCATCAAATGATAATTAAAAATGTTGCTTTTGGATATTCTAAAAATGAAATCATTTTCTGGAGCCATATAAATGTGTAATTTGAAAATGTttagtttaaaataatatttcgaTTTATGTTATCAACATAGTAATGTTCTGATtcaatgggggggggggggggggggggggggggggggattgTTGGCCTTTTTTACTACTACATTTACATTCTCTTTTCATCTTAATCACCACCTTTAACCTTCTCTAAATTTTGACATTCTCaatcttttattctttttaCTTATAAGTGTTTTATTTCTTGGTGGGAAATTTATTTCAATCAATTATATATCCATTTTTGGGTTCTACGgttgaaaacaaaaccaagttGGCACCAGTGTCTCAGTTAGATGAATGACCAGTAAAGAACAATGGACCATCGGAAACTTTGTAATTATTAATCTCAGTGGAAACTTTTACAACTATATACACGATCATCGTGTTAATAGAATAAATCTAAAAACTCATTTCCAACCCACtttatttttcagtttaaaatataatttaaaataaaaatattataataatattctatttttacttTATAACAAAGTAAAAAATGGGATTGTTCtctctatatatttttgtttatcaaTCTATTTTtacactttaaaataaaatattattaatgtataactCAATTTTATTATAGGATTATtgtattttagagtgaaaataaAGCCAACATAATTAGAAATAGTCtttaaaaactcttttaaaAAGAGCAAAGCGATCTGTTTAATAGTAAAGTCGTTGTAAGTGTGAACCTAAATTCTAATCCGGAACTATCCAAGCTTatgatagaaaatataataaatcaacATTATACTCGCATGAGCAAACAATCAATTGTTAAGGAAGACGTAATAAATCATTGCAAAGTTGTAAaagattaataaatataatattcatGTTTACTACAAGCAAAATTACATCGTAACTAATAATACATTTAAAGAAAAGAACCAAAGAAGATGGATTAGTAAGTACTACTAATATTCTTCCTTTTCTCTACAAATTGCAAACTATAATTacaaactatttttttcttcatcaaCCAACAATCCCACCGAAAAATAAAGTAGGATCGTTGAAGAGTCTTATCTATAAAGACTACCCATTTTCCCCAATTTTTAACATATGACTTTTCCCCTGGGAATTACCTACTAACTAATTTCTAAAtggatatatataaagaaaaaaacaaaaacaaattaatagtAAGTAATTAACAAGCTGCAGAAGGATTAGTGAAATGGCTGTAAAAGCGAGGCTTTGTGACGATGGAGAAAGCTCCCTTCCCCGTTTCTCCATCAACCGCCACCGTACCTCCTCCGCCTCCTCCAGCACCACCACCGCTTAGTCTCTCACAAGAAGGGCACATCGTCAAAGTCGCCGGCGGAATATGCATGTAAAAAGGCTGAGACATTTTTAAAGCCTTAAGATCTTGAAGCTCTTTTTGAAGCCTTCTATTCTCATCCGTTAAAGTCTCACAACATTTCTTCAAAAACTCACAATCCACTTCTGTTTGCTTTAGTTTTGTCCTGCCCAgtttaaattgataaaaaaaatgaagaacaaaaaaataataactggACAATAAATTTCttcaattttagtaaattttatttaccTAGCTCTCCTGTTCTGGAACCACACTTCAACTTGCCTAGGCCTTAGATTCAGCTGTCTTGCAAGAACTTGTTTCTGCTTCTGttattttatagaaaacttCATCAAGAAATGATCAacgtaaataagaagaaattgaTTAGATTAATTAaaggtaaataattaaatatatcatacGGGATTAAGAGTGCTATGAACTTTGAAGCTATCTTCAAGAAGAGCGGATTGTTGTTTAGTGAGCCTAAGCTTTTTACGAGCACTAGCACCTTCTTCGTCTTCATGATCATCACTTAATCTCGAAGACACCACTCTCTCCGTCGTCTCCTCCGCCTCTTCTTCGCCGTCACCGCTGaaaacttctctctctctctttaccctTCCGCTGGAGAAAGATGAGACTCCGCTGTGAGAAGAAGTCTGCCGAAAAATCTGGTCTCCGGCGCCGGCATCGGTCATCTCAACCGCCTTGGTCTTGTAGCTCTCACCTGAGAGGCTTAGGGTCAAGGACGGATCAAAGTGGTGCTCAACGGTGGTGAAAGATTTTTTGATAGTATGATTGTAGTTATTAGGTGTTGGTGAGAGGCCTAAACCAAGAACAAGACCAGTGTTGCAAGAATCATCAAGACCCATCTGAAGGAGATAAAATGATCTTCGAACTTTCTCTTCTTATAACCAAAgcttctttttaatttgtttgtcAAGAAATTCTTTTGGTGAAGTTTGGAAGATAATTGGAAGGAAATGAAACGAAGAGGCTTCTCCTTTAAGAAGGAGACGAGAGgggtttttttggttttttgttttaatatttttatgggTGGGTGgctaataattataattaactCTATAATTGATCAAAGGAATGTATTCATTTTGCTTAGgttattttctgtatttttgaaaaaaataaatgtggGAACTTATGATGTCACAGTTctcttacctttttattttctcaCTTACAAAGGTTGACCAATGAGCATTCCCACTTGCAACTATTATTCCAATTCTATAAATTCGTATATAAGCTTTTATCGtatcaaaattatatacttttagatattttgccatattttcttatatacgtggtttgaaaaacaaaaattatttcaaCCGAGAATATTTAGACAAAACATGCATTACATCACACTTATAGCTGTAATGTGAATtgcataatttattttcaatccTAAAAAgtgtaatttaaaaaatatatatatgaaatttgaGTGACATCTAATAATGTTAGTTTTCCTAACTATATATTGAACTAGGTGTTTTGTGCAggcataattattttaaaaatatttataaatagatGCATTATCAAATCAGAAATCATTAAAAGAAGTTAATATTCATGTCTTAAAATAttctataataattaaaaataaatctgtATACATAACAGAGTTTTTCATcacaagataaatatttttattatgtaaaataaatttgaaaacacTCATgcgtttaaatatttaataaattaaatatcaaatttgacAAAGTTTTTCATTCtaagaaattattaattatatacaatttatatagggatttagctttctttttaaaaaaaaaattatgatgtaaaatatttttttggataacacaatataaacaatttttagataattataattataaaattactgaaatttgttttaaatttatggTTAACTATATTGACAAGgctttatgtttcttttaattttttaaaaagaattatgaagtaaaatatttttttagataaacataatataaactGTTTTTAGATAACGATGATCATGTattaacaaatataattattcagtAAGAGTATCATTGACTTTAGAcgctctaactttcaacgtgagagctcgattgcAAAAtatcacttcgcaaataatagtacaaattatttatttgaCTACGTAtattcttataatatataccaccAAGACAtctgatttattttattatttaatatttaatattgtaatttctataaaatattactttatattttcaGTTGGATATAATAAGTCACCTgcattttaaaatgtatatacaTCACCATGGCATGCAAAACCTTGCTTACAAATTGAAATttactaaatgtttaattaaattGTGGGTTTACAAGGAGTGGAAAAatattactccctctgttcctacaAGATctatattctaatttttttacatattttaataaaacacattaaatttgtataatattttgtgtttattttctttccacaattttaagccaataaaatatcaattagtgcaattaagatttttgaaatttgaaattagttaataaaacatgcattgaaaatgtaaaaaatgaatcttttaaaaacaaaatttttctctagaatatgtatttttaaagaacggagggagtactatTGTGGAAGGTATTGAACGTAGCAAAGCAGTCTGGATTCATCCAAATgattgaaaaaaatcaaaaatatttgataaaccTTAAAGTTAGTTCTGAAGCAGACTaaaagttgttaaaaaaaatgttttgacaGAATATTACCATATCAaacataacaaataaaaatattaattgcgGTTTATCTTATAAAGCAGGAGAAAACATTAGAAACAATTTAAACATGTAATTTACTAGTTTTTTACCTAACTTTTATGTTTGccgacaaattttttttttttaatgtttttaatctTGTAAAATATCTTGGAGCTGAAATGCTAATTTTACTCGAAACTCCTGCTTATTTCAtccttcttttttatttattcacaAGTCATTAGATGTTTATTAGGTATAAGGTTGAACCggattttaattattatttaaaatttttatataagaaatatTTGTTAGCTCCACGATACTATTTCTGAGTCTAAAAATTTTGAAGAGCGCAATACTTACTCCATGAGTCAACTGGCGTGTGACACTTTTGAAATCAATTTGGACTCTTTATCGAACTTATCTAAGTTTGTGTCTCTATCTTTTTATTGCTTTGCACTtgtgtttttaaaaaagattgtACATCATATATTTGATGTTGTCCTTATCCAtgtaatgatttaaaatatgaatgaagaatgtgttacaagaaaaaatataagaaatatttgttaatatatatatatatatatatatttgtttgcgAAACAAAGTTAGTATAAAACATTATACATGGGGTGGAGATGCATGAAAAACATAGTATATGAGAGAGACGGGGAGACTTCTTAACTAAGAGACCACATGAATTGTCTCCCACTCCATGCTTTGCTTGAACAAGGCAGATATGGGTAACATGTCAGCTTGCCTACCAATCTCCAACCTCCTCAGTCCTCATACTACACATTGGCcctttattttcttataatttcttttattatttattttgcttAGAATTTAGATTCCGATCTCCACTTTCTCATTTTAGGTTCGGTTCTCTTGATCTGGCCAGATGTGTTGGGTGCTTAATTATCCACTGTGATTTCTACTTGCTTTTATTTTCACTGTATATTTTGTCGATTACCTACGTAATTCAATAATTTCATACCTCGTCATTTATAGTTCAAGACGCCTCGTCAGTTCATAGATGAATGAATAAGTAGAAAATGGATGTAATTAAGGGAAATAATtggaaataaaaatgaatacgGTTCGCCAAACAGAATTAATAAAGTGTTGAAGGACTTAACTAAGAAAGGCGACGTGGAACGTTTCATTGGCGTTGGTGTGTCCGTGAATAAATACTTATCTATCTCAATATTAATTGTAAAAAGTAttaatcttataaataaatttttttatctaaaatgcTATTGATAAATAGATGatattaatgaaaacataaatgcaTTTCAATCAGTTTCTTAATATGTCTGAAAAACatctaaataatattttttataaaatagatgaAATATTATAGGTTTGGTTTTCATAATCGGTCCGACTAATCTCTTGAGAACATCTTCAActctattttattttcctttctaAAATAGAGTCTAGAACAAAAGTAtttcaatattattttattttactttataataaagtaaaaatggGCAACTTtgtaaatcaaataatttttttattttttgtttattttttattttttcttttaaaatataatacaattaaaatatatctaaattttattataaaattattatattctaAAAAATATAGTCAACCATTAAAGATGGCAAGGAAAATGTTTGGCAAACTCATTAACACGTCCGCAGCTACATGACATTATTTAACGAGAAATTAGTCTTAGTATGATACCACATGCTGTTATTTAAGACTCGGGTGTCAACAGTGGAAAAAATCATGACATGATTTAAAGATCCAATATTTATTTTCTCAACAGAGACGAgacaaaatatctaaaatttccAAAGTAAGGACGACGAACTAGTAATTGAATTGGCCGATAATCTAATCTAGTGGCAATCTCCCGATAAGACTATTCatcttatttttctaaatttaaaatgttatcccactttgttTTTCTAGAACATATCAAAATAATCGTACATTATACGACAAAAGATAAAACATGAAAAAGATCAGATTCAAAAACCAGAtttatcaatttttattttattagtatgAAAGGTAAAGTTGATGAATAAGCTGTGTGATATATAAATGCAAAAGAATCGTTCAAtcttacattttaaatatttaggaATATATTTAACCTTTAACCACCGTTAGTGGCCGAGTGGTAACGACCGTCCTGCAAAGTCCATCATTCAAGGGGGACACATGTATGAATATCGGCCATATCGAATGTCACAGCGTGGCCACATAGTGTTTTAAGCTACTTAAAAGTATTAGCGTAGGCTGATTCTGAACCTGGGATAATTATGGGCCTTCCAACCTTGAACATcctggttaaaaaaaaatttaatcttataacgacttgttttattttttcatccAGATTAACTTTCTATATATGTTATAGTATGGTTAACATATTTAATAAATCTTTAAtgaataaactatttatatataatgaaatGACTTTAAACTATGATTTAAATAACTTAGGTGAAAAGCCAATTGGCCCCTTTAGGAGTATAAATTTTTGTGAAACAAATGAGGTGTTTTCGaccaaattattaattttttaagctTTTTAATATCCtacttaatatttttaaatagaataccaaataatataaatgacgaatttttgatcaacacaacatatatttataaatttcttaTATAGATAAACATTTATAGGTTATCTGGATGTGCAACACCATGAAAGAAATATTagtgtatatgtatatgtatgtacCTTCATTTTAAATGAAGAACTTTTGGCATTGTGTAGGaaaatacatgattttaatcaaaatttgGTAGGAAAATATTTAGATTTGACTTCTGAAAAGGTGGCGGAAATTAAACCAATAAGAAGAATGTGGAAAAGAAGGGGAGAATAAAGACAAAAGTGTAAAAGATGTCATATTATAAGAAAAGTAATGGtacatacaaaaaattatataataacggTGTGACCCCAATTTTTAATACCTTTCGGATGGGGTTTAGATGATTGgaagattatttttaaaatatgtttggACTTTGGACTAATCAACCCTCAACGAGAAAAGCAAAACAAACCTCAGCCACAACTACAACATAAACCAACAAAAATGCATGATATACGTTTGTTGAtcaaaaaatgtataataagaAAATTGGAACAAAAGTGGGAAATATTAGGAGAGAAAATAGATAAAAGGAG comes from the Brassica rapa cultivar Chiifu-401-42 chromosome A01, CAAS_Brap_v3.01, whole genome shotgun sequence genome and includes:
- the LOC103857600 gene encoding homeobox-leucine zipper protein HAT22, coding for MGLDDSCNTGLVLGLGLSPTPNNYNHTIKKSFTTVEHHFDPSLTLSLSGESYKTKAVEMTDAGAGDQIFRQTSSHSGVSSFSSGRVKREREVFSGDGEEEAEETTERVVSSRLSDDHEDEEGASARKKLRLTKQQSALLEDSFKVHSTLNPKQKQVLARQLNLRPRQVEVWFQNRRARTKLKQTEVDCEFLKKCCETLTDENRRLQKELQDLKALKMSQPFYMHIPPATLTMCPSCERLSGGGAGGGGGGTVAVDGETGKGAFSIVTKPRFYSHFTNPSAAC